In the genome of Populus trichocarpa isolate Nisqually-1 chromosome 6, P.trichocarpa_v4.1, whole genome shotgun sequence, one region contains:
- the LOC7454906 gene encoding F-box protein SKIP2: MGQSSSSCSCNNGHEIYRPVIIGKNSGDIDGDDDLTLSLPDECLGSVFGKLGCLDRNSCSLVCKRWKCVDSKSRNRLVLLARSELSPCLPSLLSRFNTVSVLSLKCSRKLFSIDDAALSRIPIFLPFLKKLKLKGCIHISDDGLHAFSLHHPPLLTKLSFASCGFGAKGLNSLLSNCPSLQDLTLKRLRKLDATSSTPASSLWPGALNVDGGDVSNDHHNNINAVVAGDANKKEKDVHNYYYKRSLRLERLCLKDLHNARLFIPLILSASASIKTLIVCRSSGNWDRVLETSLHGKTTSISEIQMENVQMGDAGLLAISSSCPDLQLLYLSRTTDCTDDGLSAIANSCRKLRKLHIDAWSRFGSRTIGDDGVFSIANKCSQLQEVVLMGIPIAIPSLNALASNCPGLERMALCNTDSVQDSEMAFIAAKFLALKKLCIKNCPNVSKSGIEAVGRGCPNLVKLKVKRCKGVTQAMVSRLRFQRSSLVVSLDAGSMLFESGGISLLASAVNEEEQGTATAMTNTNSTRSAAAAATTVAATHVICSSRGALLLRSKFESALQLGRRRRPTEDNAS, translated from the coding sequence ATGGGCCAATCCTCTTCTTCATGCTCGTGCAATAATGGCCATGAGATTTACAGGCCTGTTATCATTGGAAAAAACAGCGGTGATATTGATGGGGACGACGACTTGACCCTGAGTCTTCCTGACGAGTGCCTGGGCAGTGTGTTTGGGAAGCTGGGTTGCCTTGACAGGAACTCTTGCTCTCTGGTTTGCAAGAGATGGAAATGTGTGGATTCGAAGTCAAGAAACCGCCTTGTCTTGCTTGCTCGTTCCGAGTTGTCTCCATGCCTGCCTTCCTTGCTCTCTCGCTTCAACACCGTCTCCGTTCTGTCTCTCAAGTGCTCCCGCAAGCTCTTCAGCATAGACGATGCTGCCCTCTCTCGGATTCCCATCTTTCTCCCATTTCTCAAGAAGCTCAAACTCAAGGGCTGCATCCATATTTCTGACGATGGGCTGCATGCTTTCTCACTCCACCATCCCCCTCTCCTCACAAAACTGTCCTTTGCGTCCTGTGGTTTTGGTGCCAAAGGCCTCAACTCCCTTCTCTCTAATTGCCCTTCTCTCCAAGATCTCACCCTCAAGCGTCTAAGAAAGCTGGATGCCACTAGCAGTACCCCTGCATCGTCATTGTGGCCTGGAGCTTTGAATGTCGATGGTGGTGATGTTAGTAATGAtcatcataataatattaatgctGTTGTTGCTGGAGATGCCAACAAGAAGGAGAAGGATGTTCACAATTACTACTACAAGAGGAGCCTGAGGCTAGAGCGGCTGTGCCTCAAAGATCTTCACAATGCTCGCCTTTTCATCCCTCTAATTCTCTCAGCTTCTGCTTCCATCAAAACCCTCATTGTTTGCAGGAGCTCCGGTAACTGGGACAGAGTCCTCGAGACTAGTCTCCATGGAAAAACCACTTCCATTTCTGAGATCCAGATGGAAAACGTCCAGATGGGCGATGCAGGCCTCTTGGCCATATCCTCTTCTTGCCCTGACCTCCAGCTTCTATACCTCAGCCGCACCACTGATTGTACTGACGATGGGTTATCCGCAATTGCAAATTCTTGCAGGAAGCTTAGGAAGCTACATATCGATGCATGGAGCAGGTTCGGAAGCAGGACTATTGGTGATGACGGGGTGTTTTCCATAGCCAACAAATGTTCCCAACTGCAGGAGGTGGTGCTTATGGGCATTCCAATAGCTATCCCATCTCTGAATGCCCTGGCTTCCAACTGCCCCGGACTTGAGCGGATGGCCCTCTGTAACACCGATTCTGTTCAGGATTCGGAAATGGCATTTATTGCTGCCAAGTTCCTGGCCTTGAAGAAGCTATGCATCAAGAACTGCCCCAATGTCTCAAAGTCAGGGATCGAAGCTGTTGGGCGCGGTTGCCCCAATTTGGTGAAGTTGAAGGTGAAGAGGTGCAAAGGGGTCACTCAGGCAATGGTGTCCAGATTGAGGTTCCAGAGGAGTTCGTTGGTGGTATCATTGGATGCAGGGTCAATGCTGTTTGAAAGTGGAGGAATTTCATTACTAGCATCAGCAGTAAATGAAGAAGAGCAAGGAACCGCGACTGCAATGACAAACACTAATAGTACCAGGAgcgcagcagcagcagcaacaacagtaGCAGCAACTCATGTTATCTGCAGCAGCAGGGGTGCTCTCTTGCTCAGGTCTAAATTCGAAAGCGCTCTTCAACTTGGTAGGAGGAGGAGGCCAACTGAAGATAATGCTAGTTGA
- the LOC7454907 gene encoding magnesium transporter MRS2-4, protein MGKGLPFFFRKNSRRRLKKAGGLQSPPSAPPPPPLRSPELIDANHNNNSLVVGASTGPGKGKKKAGGAARLWMRFDRLGNSELVECDKSAIIKRVSIPARDLRILGPVFSHSSNILAREKAMVVNLEFIRAIVTAEEVLILDPLCQEVLPFVDQLRQQLPHKTAVNIQQVSQNADTHASTGGQWLPVPEAAEGLQCELPFEFQVLEIALEVVCTYLDSNVADLERDAYPVLDELAMNVSTKNLERVRSLKSNLTRLLARVQKVRDEIEHLLDDNEDMADLYLTRKWIQNQQSEALVGSAASNSITLATPHLPRLGSNRSASMVTGSVLDDDDDVEDLEMLLEAYFMQLDGTRNKILSVREYIDDTEDYVNIQLDNQRNELIQLQLILTIASFAIAVDTLIAGMFGMNIPCQLYQIHGIFGYFVGSSSTGCLFLFLLVLGYARWKKLLGS, encoded by the exons ATGGGGAAGGGCCTGCCTTTCTTTTTCCGCAAAAACAGCCGTCGTCGCTTAAAGAAGGCTGGTGGCCTGCAATCACCACCATCTGCTCCGCCTCCTCCACCGTTGAGATCACCGGAATTAATTGATGCTAATCACAACAACAACAGTTTGGTGGTTGGGGCATCGACGGGGCCTgggaaggggaagaagaaggccGGAGGAGCAGCCAGGCTGTGGATGAGATTTGATAGGTTGGGGAATTCGGAGTTGGTGGAATGTGATAAAAGTGCCATTATCAAGCGCGTCTCTATTCCTGCTAGGGATTTGAGAATTCTTGGCCCTGTCTTCTCTCACTCTTCTAACATTCTTG CCAGGGAGAAAGCCATGGTTGTCAACTTAGAGTTTATAAGGGCTATAGTGACTGCTGAAGAAGTCCTGATTTTGGATCCTCTGTGCCAGGAAGTTCTTCCATTTGTGGATCAGCTAAGGCAACAACTTCCTCATAAGACCGCGGTTAACATCCAGCAGGTCTCTCAGAATGCAGACACTCATGCTTCTACCGGGGGCCAATGGCTGCCTGTTCCAGAAGCTGCTGAAGGTTTGCAGTGTGAGCTTCCATTTGAGTTTCAAGTTCTGGAGATTGCTTTGGAGGTTGTCTGTACCTACTTGGACTCCAATGTGGCTGACCTGGAGAGAGATGCTTATCCCGTGCTGGATGAATTGGCCATGAATGTTAGCACCAAGAATCTTGAACGTGTTCGCAGTTTGAAAAGTAATCTCACTCGTCTGCTTGCTCGTGTACAGAAG gtgagggatgaaattgaacatCTATTAGATGACAATGAAGATATGGCAGATTTGTATTTGACAAGGAAGTGGATTCAGAATCAGCAATCTGAGGCCTTGGTGGGTTCTGCAGCTTCAAATAGCATAACCCTTGCTACACCACATCTCCCTCGACTTGGCTCTAACCGGAGTGCAAGTATGGTGACTGGCAGTGTtttggatgatgatgatgatgtagaGGATTTGGAGATGTTGCTTGAGGCCTATTTTATGCAGCTAGATGGAACACGAAATAAAATATTGTCT GTTCGTGAGTATATTGACGACACAGAAGACTATGTCAATATTCAGCTTGACAACCAGCGAAATGAACTCATCCAGCTCCAACTGATATTAACCATTGCGTCTTTTGCTATTGCAGTGGACACCCTGATAGCTGGGATGTTTGGCATGAACATTCCCTGTCAATTGTATCAGATACATGGGATATTTGGCTACTTTGTGGGAAGTTCTTCTACCGGatgtttgtttcttttcctGCTTGTTCTAGGTTATGCCAGATGGAAGAAGCTACTTGGTTCATAA
- the LOC7454908 gene encoding uncharacterized protein LOC7454908, whose product MLRLRAFRPSNDKIVKIQLHPTHPWLVTADASDRVSVWNWEHRQVIYELKAGGVDERRLVGAKLEKLAEGESEPRGKSTEAMRGGSVQQVNFYDDDVRFWQLWRNRSAAAEAPSAVSNVTSAFASPAPSTKGRHFLVICCVNKAIFLDLVTMRGRDVPKQELDNKSLICMEFLCRSTAGDGPPLVAFGGSDGVIRVLSMISWTLVRRYTGGHKGSISCLMTFMASSGEALLVSGGSDGLLVLWSADHGQDSRELVPKLSLKAHDGGVVAVELSRVIGGAPQLITIGADKTLAIWDTISFKELRRIKPVPKLACHSVASWCHPRAPNLDILTCVKDSHIWAIEHPTYSALTRPLCELSSLIPPQALAPNKKLRVYCMVAHPLQPHLVATGTNIGVIVSEFDARSIPAVAPIPTPTGNREHSAIYVVERELKLLNFQLSNAANPSLGSNGSLSETGKYRGDSAEPLHVKQMKKHISTPVPHDSYSVLSVSSSGKYLAIVWPDIPYFTIYKVSDWSVVDSGSARLLAWDTCRDRFAILESALPPRMPIIPKGGSSRKAKEAAAAAAQAAAVAASAASAASVQVRILLDDGTSNILMRSIDGRSEPVIGLHGGALLGVAYRTSRRISPVAATAISTIQSMPLSGFGSGGLSSFTTLDDGFNSHKSPAEAAPQNFQLYSWETFQPVGGLLPHPEWTAWDQTVEYCAFAYQHYIVISSLRPQYRYLGDVAIPYATGAVWHRRQLFVATPTTIECVFVDAGVAAIDIETRKRKEEMKMKEAQARAVAEHGDLALIAVDGLQSATQERIPLRPPMLQVVRLASFQHAPSVPPFLTLPKQTKVDGDDSAMPIEEKKINEIAVGGGGVSVAVTRFPTEQKRPVGPLVVVGVRDGVLWLIDRYMCAHALSLSHPGIRCRCLAAYGDAVSAVKWASRLGREHHDDLAQFMMGMGYATEALHLPGISKRLEFDLAMQSNDLKRALQCLLTMSNSRDIGQDGIGLDLNDILNITAKKENIVEAVQGIVKFAREFLDLIDAADATAQVDIAREALKRLAAAGSVKGALQGHELRRLALCLANHGELTRLNGLVSNLISAGLGREAAFSAAVLGDNALMEKSWQDTGMLAEAVLHAHAHGRPTLKNLVQAWNKMLQKEVDHAPSQKIDAASAFLASLEEPKLTSLAEAGKKPPIEILPPGMPSLSALITTQKKLTPGIQSSQQKPLQLEGPPTATPEAVIVSAATTATSEAPEDASAATTTTSAATENAPPSTTPEAGSSPLPSEASKPTVDDKAPTSSPGSNSDQIAPVESIPETIASDLALPPQIPDNQGASVPASTTLPMSDVLG is encoded by the exons ATGCTGCGATTAAGAGCATTCAGACCCAGCAATGATAAGATCGTAAAGATTCAATTGCATCCTACGCATCCATGGCTTGTCACTGCCGATGCCTCCGATCGCGTCTCCGTTTGGAATTGGGAACACCGCCAGGTTATCTACGAGCTCAAAGCCGGCGGTGTCGACGAGAGACGTTTGGTCGGCGCCAAGTTGGAGAAGCTTGCTGAGGGTGAATCTG aGCCGAGAGGGAAGTCTACCGAAGCCATGCGTGGAGGGAG tgtGCAGCAGGTTAACTTTTATGATGATGATGTCCGGTTTTGGCAACTCTGGCGTAATCGGTCAGCCGCTGCGGAGGCTCCTTCCGCCGTCAGCAATGTAACTTCAGCATTTGCTTCTCCAGCTCCATCCACTAAAGGGAGACACTTCCTTGTCATCTGTTGTGTAAACAAAGCCATCTTTCTGGACTTGGTCACCATGCGTGGTCGTGATGTGCCTAAGCAAGAACTTGACAACAAGTCACTTATCTG TATGGAGTTTCTCTGCAGATCTACTGCTGGTGATGGTCCTCCACTAGTTGCATTTGGTGGATCTGATGGTGTCATCAGAGTTCTTTCAATGATATCATGGACG CTTGTACGCAGATACACTGGAGGTCATAAAGGATCCATTTCTTGTTTGATGACCTTCATGGCTTCCTCTGGTGAG GCTCTTCTTGTTTCGGGTGGTAGTGATGGTTTACTTGTACTTTGGAGCGCAGACCATGGTCAAGATTCACGAGAACTTGTACCCAAGCTAAGCTTAAAA GCACATGATGGTGGGGTTGTCGCTGTTGAGCTTTCAAGAGTAATTGGAGGTGCCCCGCAACTTATTACCATTGGTGCAGATAAAACATTAGCTATATGGGACACAATCTCTTTTAAG GAGTTGCGGCGTATTAAACCTGTTCCAAAACTTGCATGCCACAGCGTGGCATCTTGGTGCCACCCTCGAGCTCCAAACCTAGATATCTTAACTTGCGTCAAAGATTCTCATATATG GGCCATTGAACACCCCACCTATTCAGCCCTTACAAGGCCATTGTGCGAGCTTTCTTCACTAATCCCTCCTCAAGCTCTTGCACCAAACAAGAAACTTAGG GTTTATTGCATGGTCGCACATCCTCTACAGCCCCACCTTGTTGCTACTGGAACCAATATTGGTGTTATTGTCAGCGAGTTTGATGCTAGATCTATTCCAGCTGTGGCTCCCATACCAACACCAACAGGAAATCGAGAGCATTCTGCCATTTATGTAGTTGAAAGGGAATTGAAGCTTCTGAATTTCCAATTGTCCAACGCAGCAAATCCATCTCTTGGAAGTAATGGTTCATTATCTGAAACAGGAAAGTACAGGGGAGACTCGGCTGAACCATTACATGTCAAGCAGATGAAAAAGCATATCAGTACACCTGTTCCACATGATTCTTATTCAGTTCTTTCTGTAAGCAGTTCAGGGAA ATATCTCGCAATTGTGTGGCCAGATATTCCTTACTTCACTATATACAAGGTGAGTGACTGGTCCGTTGTAGATTCAGGCAGTGCAAGGCTTCTGGCTTGGGATACCTGTCGTGATAGGTTTGCTATATTGGAATCTGCATTGCCTCCTAGAATGCCAATAATTCCGAAAGGGGGTTCATCAAGAAAAGCAAAAGAAGCAGCTGCAGCTGCCGCACAAGCTGCAGCAGTGGCTGCTTCTGCTGCCTCTGCTGCCTCTGTGCAAGTTCGTATCTTGCTGGATGACGGAACGTCAAATATATTAATGAGGTCCATTGATGGTCGCAGTGAACCG GTTATTGGTTTGCATGGAGGGGCACTTCTAGGTGTGGCCTATCGAACATCTCGGAGGATTAGCCCTGTTGCAGCTACAGCTATTTCAACTATTCAGTCTATGCCCTTGTCAGGATTTGGAAGCGGTGGCCTTTCTTCTTTTACTACTCTCGATGATGGATTTAACTCTCACAAATCTCCTGCTGAGGCAGCCCCACAAAACTTTCAGCTTTATAG TTGGGAAACTTTTCAACCTGTTGGTGGTCTACTTCCTCATCCAGAATGGACTGCATGGGACCAAACAGTTGAGTACTGTGCTTTTGCTTATCAGCACTATATTGTCATATCTTCTTTGCGGCCTCAATACAGATACCTTGGAGATGTTGCTATTCCCTATGCTACTGGAGCTGTTTGGCATCGGAGACAGCTTTTTGTGGCCACACCAACTACCATTGA ATGTGTTTTTGTAGATGCTGGAGTTGCAGCAATTGATATAGAAACAAGAAAGAGGAAAGaggaaatgaaaatgaaagaggCACAGGCTAGAGCAGTTGCTGAGCATGGAGATTTAGCCCTAATTGCAGTAGATGGTCTGCAATCTGCTACCCAAGAACGAATACCATTAAGGCCCCCAATGCTACAG GTAGTCCGGTTAGCTTCTTTTCAGCATGCTCCTTCGGTGCCACCTTTCTTAACATTGCCAAAACAGACTAAAGTTGATGGAGATGATTCAGCAATGCcaatagaagagaaaaaaattaatgagataGCTGTTGGTGGTGGAGGGGTCTCTGTGGCAGTTACTCGTTTTCCAACAGAGCAGAAACGACCAGTAGGACCTCTAGTTGTGGTGGGTGTGAGAGATGGAGTTCTTTGGCTTATCGATAG GTACATGTGTGCACATGCCTTATCCCTAAGTCATCCTGGTATTCGTTGCCGCTGTCTTGCTGCTTATGGGGATGCTGTTAGTGCAGTGAAATG GGCAAGTAGGCTCGGTAGGGAACATCATGATGATTTGGCACAATTTATGATGGGGATGGGCTATGCTACTGAAGCACTGCATTTACCTGGAATATCTAAGAG GTTGGAGTTTGATCTGGCCATGCAAAGCAATGATTTGAAAAGAGCTCTTCAGTGCCTTCTTACCATGAGCAACAGCAGGGACATAGGTCAAGATGGTATTGGGCTGGATTTGAATGACATTCTCAACATAAcagctaaaaaagaaaatattgttgaagCTGTTCAAGGAATAGTGAAATTCGCAAGGGAATTTTTGGACCTCATTGATGCTGCGGATGCTACTGCTCAAGTTGATATTGCTCGTGAAGCTCTCAAGAGGTTAGCCGCTGCAGGTTCTGTGAAAGGAGCCTTACAGGGCCATGAATTGAGAAGACTTGCTTTATGCCTGGCAAATCATGGAGAGTTGACAAGGCTGAAT GGTCTGGTTAGCAATTTGATTTCAGCTGGCCTGGGACGGGAAGCAGCATTTTCTGCTGCAGTGTTGGGAGACAATGCTCTCATGGAAAAGTCATGGCAGGATACTGGGATGCTTGCTGAGGCTGTACTTCATGCCCAT GCTCATGGACGGCCAACACTCAAGAACTTGGTTCAGGCTTGGAACAAAATGCTGCAGAAAGAGGTTGACCATGCTCCCTCTCAAAAGATAGATGCTGCATCTGCCTTTCTGGCTTCACTTGAAGAACCTAAGCTTACCAGTTTAGCAGAAGCCGGGAAGAAGCCACCAATTGAAATTCTTCCACCGGGAATGCCATCTCTTTCTGCTCTAATTACCACTCAGAAAAAACTAACTCCTGGTATACAGAGTTCACAGCAGAAACCGTTACAATTAGAAGGTCCTCCCACTGCCACTCCTGAAGCAGTTATTGTATCTGCTGCAACCACAGCAACTTCAGAAGCTCCAGAAGATGCATCTGCTGCAACCACAACTACTTCAGCCGCTACAGAAAATGCACCTCCTAGCACTACACCAGAAGCAGGAAGTTCTCCACTGCCATCAGAAGCAAGCAAACCTACTGTTGATGATAAGGCTCCTACTTCATCCCCAGGAAGTAATTCAGATCAAATTGCTCCAGTGGAAAGTATACCGGAAACAATTGCAAGTGATTTGGCATTGCCACCACAAATACCAGATAACCAGGGAGCAAGTGTTCCAGCTAGTACTACATTGCCAATGAGTGATGTTCTAGGTTGA
- the LOC7487242 gene encoding uncharacterized protein LOC7487242 produces MSAATGKDSVKALWLERLSSSLRTALACTIVGCTTLYGPARLRHFLAYPAFSYVTAILIVSDATLGDTLRGCWHALYATVQVMIPCILTFRVIGPARFSNIGLAAVAVAITTFLVALPESTPLMAKRIAFGQAVIVFVGAAIHGAEEGVVTHPIHVASSTALGALASVLAMLIPYPWLAYCKARKTCRLYVENASERLNIYVEGLTAQNKQAAADLLSQAKFLSVTGAKHLQTIKDTRGGMACEKPQIRKLNAGENLQDIEILMKGVEIALDSCPSFPVSMIDEGIKQALLDMKGKIGLKLQNGKCLTPFDATTAPEAKAGESYVLAPKIGGATQADLPAFFFLYCLELLSRELPVGQNPECNSENTNKTDTRDVTSKRDQEKANLGKTWDYSTIKLPNMERWTLATKCSLSMGFAVLFGLIFNKENGYWSGLIIATSFVTERQATFTVANARGQGTAIGSVYGILCCFIFQRFVDLWFLPLLPWIIFTSFLRHSRMYGQAGGISAVIGALLILGRKNYGPPNEFATARLVEACIGLICFIMAEILLQPARAATLAKTEFAWSLRALRDCIDDTSQLCAGQKSALSSSIPALRRKHQEVKSRINNLEKFIAAAESEPNFWFLPFYGACYRKLLVSLRKMECLLLFVAIEIGTLSQVSDRLQVLINNYLLPLGEEVGFSLKCIEELVSMNSLALLERGVQKISISHDDMELGKSSPSADVLYRTLSLDEEEVENSIPQHSKVEADGIEKREGAQELKSRLILRIYSLEFCISSLIKETREIEKQVKELITRENPESQFSTKEGSHGGG; encoded by the exons ATGTCAGCAGCAACCGGAAAGGATTCAGTCAAGGCGTTGTGGCTTGAGCGCTTAAGCTCCTCTCTAAGGACCGCTTTGGCATGCACCATAGTTGGTTGCACCACCCTCTATGGCCCTGCAAGACTCAGGCACTTTCTTGCATATCCGGCCTTTTCTTACGTGACAGCAATCCTAATTGTCTCGGATGCTACTCTTGGTGACACTCTTAGAGGCTGTTGGCATGCACTGTATGCTACTGTCCAAGTAATGATCCCCTGTATACTGACCTTTCGAGTGATTGGACCAGCCAGGTTCAGTAATATTGGCCTGGCAGCAGTGGCAGTGGCCATCACTACCTTCTTGGTGGCGCTGCCAGAATCAACTCCCTTGATGGCTAAGCGGATTGCATTTGGGCAGGCTGTGATTGTGTTTGTAGGCGCAGCTATCCATGGTGCAGAAGAAGGAGTAGTCACGCACCCAATTCATGTGGCTTCAAGTACAGCCTTGGGAGCATTAGCTTCTGTTTTGGCCATGCTGATTCCATACCCTTGGCTAGCGTACTGCAAG GCTAGGAAAACGTGCAGACTATATGTTGAAAATGCGTCAGAGAGATTGAATATCTATGTAGAGGGCTTAACAGCCCAAAACAAGCAAGCTGCAGCTGACTTGCTTTCCCAAGCAAAGTTCCTCTCAGTAACAGGAGCCAAGCACCTTCAAACTATCAAAGATACTCGA GGAGGGATGGCATGTGAGAAACCACAAATCAGAAAGCTTAACGCAGGAGAAAATTTGCAAGACATCGAAATACTAATGAAAGGCGTGGAAATTGCTCTTGATTCATGCCCTTCTTTTCCTGTTAGCATGATAGATGAAGGGATCAAACAAGCGTTACTCGatatgaaaggaaaaatagGCCTAAAGCTGCAGAACGGCAAGTGCTTAACTCCTTTTGATGCAACAACAGCTCCGGAAGCAAAGGCTGGAGAAAGTTATGTTTTGGCCCCAAAAATTGGTGGCGCAACGCAGGCAGACCTACcagctttcttctttttgtattGCCTGGAACTCCTCTCGAGGGAATTGCCTGTTGGTCAAAATCCAGAGTGCAATTCAGAGAACACCAACAAAACTGATACTAGAGATGTAACCAGTAAAAGAGATCAAGAGAAGGCAAACCTTGGAAAGACTTGGGACTACTCAACTATAAAATTACCAAACATGGAGAGGTGGACTCTTGCAACCAAGTGTTCACTTTCTATGGGTTTTGCTGTGCTATTCGGTTTGATATTCAACAAAGAAAACGGGTATTGGTCAGGACTCATCATTGCCACCAGTTTTGTCACGGAAAGACAAGCAACTTTTACAGTTGCGAATGCTCGTGGGCAAGGGACAGCGATAGGATCGGTTTATGGGATCCTGTGTTGCTTCATTTTCCAAAGATTTGTGGACTTATGGTTTTTACCTCTTCTTCCATGGATCATTTTCACCAGTTTTCTAAGGCACAGCAGGATGTATGGCCAAGCCGGCGGGATTTCAGCTGTGATAGGAGCATTATTAATCCTGGGTAGGAAAAATTATGGCCCTCCAAACGAGTTTGCAACTGCAAGACTCGTAGAAGCTTGCATAGGATTGATTTGCTTCATTATGGCAGAGATTCTATTGCAACCCGCGAGAGCTGCAACTCTAGCAAAGACTGAATTTGCGTGGAGCTTGAGGGCACTCCGAGATTGCATTGACGATACATCCCAGCTTTGTGCCGGCCAAAAGAGTGCGTTGTCATCTTCGATTCCAGCATTACGAAGAAAGCATCAAGAGGTGAAATCCCGCATCAACAACCTGGAGAAATTCATTGCTGCAGCCGAATCAGAGCCTAACTTCTGGTTCTTGCCTTTTTATGGTGCTTGTTATCGCAAATTACTGGTTTCTTTAAGAAAGATGGAGTGCCTCTTGTTGTTCGTGGCCATTGAAATCGGAACTCTATCACAAGTATCAGATAGGTTACAAGTACTCATCAACAATTATCTACTTCCTTTGGGGGAAGAAGTAGGCTTTTCATTGAAATGTATTGAAGAGTTGGTTTCGATGAATTCCTTGGCGCTCCTGGAAAGGGGGGTGCAAAAGATAAGCATATCTCATGATGACATGGAGCTAGGAAAATCATCACCAAGTGCAGATGTACTATATAGGACTTTGAGTCTagatgaagaagaagttgagaatTCCATTCCCCAACATTCAAAAGTAGAAGCTGACGGTATTGAAAAACGCGAAGGTGCACAGGAGCTCAAGAGCCGGTTGATCCTTCGCATATACAGCCTAGAGTTCTGCATCAGTAGCCTGATAAAAGAAACGCGAGAGATTGAGAAACAAGTGAAAGAATTAATTACTAGGGAGAACCCAGAAAGCCAATTTTCCACAAAAGAAGGATCCCACGGCGGCGGTTGA
- the LOC7487243 gene encoding uncharacterized protein LOC7487243 encodes MSSRSHAVGDVLVDELESNLSRFASLKDVEEETYTSDGDDNSDAEEGYEPYGSQPVKKCHDNSSSMAPSDEEDNEPETGLQLLFPEEFPRLNSTRLLIVSAMKGSREKQGGSPRKLTVSWAPDVYDPIPNSLSHSVKSKQKKSSRKDRDKDNNHNKKNGKKGQKGSSSKGLGGKDKKQFRKSGGRSDKCYKTMDAPEDTDFGVGSPDYCGSSFLKNSGAKFHYSVAEAL; translated from the exons ATGAGCTCTCGTAGTCATGCTGTTGGTGATGTACTCGTGGATGAACTCGAAAGCAATCTTAGCAGGTTTGCAAGTTTAAAAGATGTTGAAGAAGAAACGTATACATCTGATGGGGATGATAACAGCGATGCAGAAGAGGGATATGAACCATATGGGTCTCAACCTGTTAAAAAGTGCCATGATAATTCATCCTCTATGGCTCCTTCAGATGAAGAAGATAATGAACCCGAAACTGGGTTGCAACTATTGTTCCCTGAGGAGTTTCCTCGCTTGAACTCAACCCGTTTGCTT attgtttcTGCAATGAAAGGTAGCCGAGAAAAACAAGGAGGGTCACCAAGGAAACTGACGGTGTCATGGGCCCCAGATGTGTATGATCCAATTCCCAACTCCTTGTCTCACAGTGTTAAAAGCAAGCAAAAGAAGTCGTCTAGGAAAGATAGAGATAAAGATAACAATCACAACaagaaaaatggaaagaaagGGCAGAAGGGTAGCTCATCAAAAGGGCTAGGTGGCAAAGACAAGAAGCAATTTCGCAAATCTGGTGGCAGGTCTGACAAGTGCTATAAAACAATGGATGCTCCTGAAGACACTGATTTTGGTGTTGGGAGCCCGGACTATTGTGGAAGTAGCTTCCTCAAAAATTCAGGTGCCAAGTTTCATTATTCTGTCGCGGAGGCATTATGA